From the Tripterygium wilfordii isolate XIE 37 chromosome 6, ASM1340144v1, whole genome shotgun sequence genome, one window contains:
- the LOC120000847 gene encoding uncharacterized protein LOC120000847, producing the protein MGSDAYSWKAVAQPTVSVAPLNLEREDQHWRRFDDSMNAVSFGFVATAILVSMFLIMAIFERFLRPTSLPSGGSTTRSDVEAQMVFNRKISCPSPKMTIYANGVSVLMPGEEIPTFIAQAAPMPCPPERMLQPFHQHSRSFVL; encoded by the exons ATGGGTAGTGATGCATATAGTTGGAAAGCAGTGGCACAACCAACAGTGTCAGTAGCTCCTTTGAATTTGGAGAGAGAAGATCAGCATTGGAGGCGTTTCGATGACTCGATGAATGCTGTTTCGTTTGGGTTTGTGGCTACTGCTATTCTCGTATCAATGTTCCTTATCATGGCCATTTTCGAGAGGTTTCTCAGGCCAACATCGTTGCCCTCCGGTGGCAGTACCACTCGCTCCGATGTGGAGGCACAAATGGTGTTCAATCGCAAGATTAGTTGTCCATCGCCCAAA ATGACAATCTATGCAAATGGGGTATCTGTCTTGATGCCTGGAGAAGAAATTCCTACCTTCATCGCACAGGCTGCTCCTATGCCCTGTCCTCCTGAGCGTATGTTACAGCCATTTCATCAACATAGCCGATCCTTCGTTCTGTAA